One segment of Asaia bogorensis NBRC 16594 DNA contains the following:
- the hrpB gene encoding ATP-dependent helicase HrpB, protein MTGPLLPANLISLPVLPVCAALPELQAVLDAGRNAVLVAPPGAGKTTLVPLHLLQAPWREEGRLIVVEPRRVAVRGAAHRMAALLGEATGQTVGYRTRTDSAVSAATRIEVVTEGLLLRRLLTDPLLEGVSAILFDEVHERSLDLDTALGFALDLQRTMRPELRLVAMSATTDGRAFTSLLDGVLVESEGRAFALDIRHARRDIAALRELPDVMARTIRSLLAEEEGDILAFLPGVGEIRRCAAALADAPALIVPLYGELDTREQDLALKPAERRKVVLSTSIAETSLTVPGVRIVVDGGFARAPRLDAGSGLSRLETMRISRATATQRAGRAGREAPGIAVRLWTEATGRALIAHDLPEIQTSDLTGHCLDLAAWHEVMGTPPAAVPLLDTPPAGAFQAGCALLTALGALDEAEKITPLGAAMARLGAQPRLAAMMCAARTPPEKATAAALAALLEERDPLRPRIVPGQRSPSVPADIQTRLGLIEGAEHHPHADRASLARIRQSAQRYQKRLGLSQRLAPDPASAAALLAAGFPDRVAMAAGETGRYRLSGGGSARLSAIDPLARETLIVAPALHVRTATEICLAAPLDLDNLPATLLARTEDQVETALDTTTGNVIARRRLRLGNLVLRDRSAPAKPEEVQALLLSRIRADLAGSLAWSESCQQFRARLALARAHLDETLPAADDETLAATLDEWLLPYIDGMTKLSQIQALDLLPLLRQRLDYTQLKQLDQALPTSLILPGAQPAIDYRDATPTISARAQAFYGLKETPRIANGRIKLQFALLSPAGRPQAITADIAAFWTTGWADMRRDMRGRYPKHDWPENPATASPPPPRRRRDT, encoded by the coding sequence ATGACCGGTCCCCTATTGCCCGCCAATCTCATTTCGCTTCCCGTTCTTCCTGTCTGTGCTGCCCTGCCCGAGCTTCAGGCCGTGCTCGATGCCGGACGCAATGCCGTACTGGTTGCGCCGCCCGGCGCAGGCAAGACCACTTTGGTGCCGCTTCATCTTTTACAAGCCCCCTGGCGCGAGGAAGGACGCCTGATCGTCGTCGAGCCCCGGCGTGTTGCCGTGCGTGGGGCCGCCCATCGCATGGCCGCCCTGCTGGGCGAAGCCACAGGCCAGACAGTCGGTTATCGCACGCGCACGGATTCGGCTGTGAGCGCGGCCACCAGAATCGAGGTGGTGACAGAAGGGCTGCTGCTGCGACGCCTGCTGACCGACCCGCTGCTCGAGGGCGTGTCGGCCATTCTGTTCGACGAGGTGCATGAACGCTCGCTCGATCTCGATACAGCGCTTGGTTTCGCGCTCGATCTGCAACGCACCATGCGCCCCGAACTCCGTCTCGTGGCCATGTCGGCCACAACGGATGGGCGAGCCTTTACCTCTCTGCTCGATGGCGTCCTGGTCGAGAGCGAAGGCCGCGCCTTTGCGCTGGACATACGTCACGCCAGACGGGACATCGCAGCCCTGCGCGAACTGCCCGATGTCATGGCGCGCACCATACGCAGCCTGCTGGCTGAGGAGGAAGGCGATATTCTGGCCTTCCTGCCCGGTGTCGGCGAAATCAGGCGCTGTGCCGCAGCACTGGCTGATGCCCCGGCACTGATCGTCCCCCTCTATGGTGAACTCGATACCCGCGAGCAGGATCTGGCCCTCAAACCTGCCGAAAGGCGCAAGGTGGTGCTGTCCACCTCGATTGCAGAAACCTCGCTCACCGTACCCGGCGTCCGTATCGTGGTGGATGGCGGATTTGCCCGTGCGCCGCGTCTCGATGCCGGGTCCGGCCTGTCACGGCTCGAGACCATGCGCATCTCGCGGGCCACGGCGACACAGCGTGCCGGGCGCGCCGGACGCGAGGCGCCAGGCATTGCGGTACGTCTGTGGACAGAAGCCACTGGCCGCGCCCTGATTGCCCATGATCTGCCCGAAATCCAGACCAGCGACCTGACCGGCCATTGCCTTGACCTTGCTGCATGGCACGAAGTCATGGGCACGCCCCCAGCCGCTGTGCCTTTGCTCGATACACCGCCTGCCGGTGCCTTTCAGGCCGGCTGCGCCCTGCTTACGGCGCTCGGGGCATTGGATGAGGCAGAAAAGATCACGCCGCTAGGCGCCGCTATGGCACGGCTCGGCGCACAGCCCCGTCTGGCTGCAATGATGTGCGCAGCCCGTACCCCACCCGAAAAGGCCACCGCCGCCGCCCTCGCCGCCCTTCTGGAGGAACGCGACCCGCTGCGCCCGCGTATCGTCCCCGGTCAGCGCAGCCCCTCGGTACCCGCCGATATCCAGACGCGTCTTGGCCTGATCGAGGGCGCCGAGCATCACCCCCATGCCGACCGGGCGAGCCTTGCCCGCATCCGGCAATCCGCCCAGCGCTATCAGAAGCGCCTCGGGCTGAGCCAGCGTCTTGCGCCCGACCCCGCCAGCGCGGCGGCCCTGCTTGCCGCAGGCTTTCCGGATCGCGTAGCCATGGCCGCGGGCGAAACGGGACGATATCGCCTGTCGGGAGGAGGATCGGCCCGGCTGAGCGCCATCGACCCGCTGGCGCGCGAAACCCTGATCGTAGCCCCTGCCCTTCATGTGCGTACGGCAACCGAAATCTGCCTCGCCGCCCCGCTCGATCTCGATAACCTGCCTGCAACCTTGCTGGCCCGTACGGAAGACCAGGTCGAGACCGCGCTTGATACGACAACCGGCAATGTCATTGCCCGCAGAAGGCTTCGCCTTGGCAATCTGGTGCTGCGCGACCGTTCTGCCCCGGCAAAGCCGGAGGAGGTGCAGGCGCTGTTGCTGTCACGCATACGCGCCGATCTGGCTGGCAGCCTCGCCTGGTCCGAGTCATGCCAGCAATTTCGTGCCCGGCTCGCCCTGGCGCGGGCCCATCTCGATGAGACCCTGCCTGCCGCCGATGACGAAACCCTTGCCGCCACTCTCGATGAGTGGCTGCTCCCCTATATCGATGGCATGACGAAACTCAGCCAGATACAGGCGCTGGACCTGCTGCCCCTCCTGCGGCAACGCCTCGACTACACCCAGCTCAAACAGCTCGATCAGGCTTTACCGACGAGCCTCATCCTGCCCGGGGCACAACCCGCTATCGATTATCGCGATGCCACACCCACGATCTCGGCCCGTGCTCAGGCTTTCTACGGGCTGAAGGAGACACCACGCATCGCCAATGGGCGCATCAAGCTGCAATTTGCCCTGTTGTCACCTGCCGGTCGCCCGCAGGCCATCACTGCCGATATCGCCGCCTTCTGGACCACGGGCTGGGCCGACATGCGACGCGACATGCGCGGCCGTTACCCGAAACATGACTGGCCGGAAAACCCCGCGACAGCCAGCCCGCCCCCGCCCAGACGTCGACGCGACACCTGA
- a CDS encoding SDR family NAD(P)-dependent oxidoreductase, whose protein sequence is MTAKLALVTGASRGIGAGIACQLAGEGYDIAFSYPGEMAGAQETIRQVEALGRRALAIQADGSTVAGNEKVVAEAVRVFGRLDVLVCNAGMYPKGTIDEITTGDIEKVLNLNVRGPMIETMCAVRHMQPGGRIVLMGSAFGGRAPLPGLSLYSGTKAALRGFAQGVARDLGDRGITINVVEPGPVNTAMNPSDTEAAKILARFVATGAYGAIEDIAHVVSFLVNERSSYITGSSLAVDGGLLA, encoded by the coding sequence ATGACGGCAAAACTTGCTTTGGTGACAGGCGCAAGCCGTGGAATTGGTGCCGGAATTGCCTGCCAGCTTGCAGGCGAAGGCTATGACATCGCCTTTTCCTATCCCGGTGAAATGGCCGGGGCGCAGGAGACAATCAGGCAGGTCGAGGCGCTGGGTCGCAGGGCGCTGGCTATTCAGGCCGATGGCAGCACCGTTGCCGGCAATGAAAAAGTCGTGGCTGAAGCTGTGCGTGTTTTCGGCCGCCTGGATGTGCTGGTGTGCAATGCGGGCATGTACCCCAAAGGGACGATTGACGAGATCACGACCGGCGATATCGAGAAGGTGCTCAACCTCAATGTCCGTGGCCCGATGATCGAAACCATGTGCGCGGTGCGTCATATGCAGCCCGGCGGTCGTATTGTGTTGATGGGATCGGCTTTTGGCGGTCGTGCGCCGCTGCCGGGTCTGTCGCTCTATTCCGGCACCAAGGCCGCCCTTCGCGGTTTTGCCCAGGGTGTGGCGCGCGATCTGGGTGATCGGGGGATCACGATCAATGTGGTGGAACCGGGGCCGGTGAATACAGCCATGAACCCGTCAGACACCGAGGCGGCGAAAATCCTGGCCCGTTTCGTAGCAACCGGAGCCTATGGCGCGATCGAGGATATCGCTCATGTCGTGTCATTTCTGGTCAATGAGCGTTCGAGCTACATCACCGGATCGTCTCTTGCGGTCGATGGCGGGTTGCTCGCCTGA
- a CDS encoding protein-disulfide reductase DsbD family protein, which produces MARPRGGRQFSSFTAIGLMLRKLSPLVLTLLAFGSTPAFAAESAPVTSAHDTATLVTDRDSVTAGGDLHVGLRLQLKPGWHTYWLNAGDAGEPPTLKTTASGAMTGQSESISFPTPVRISEGGLMSYAYTGDVLLPQTLKLEGKAGEVTLKAHAEWLVCAATCVPESGDFSLTLPSGNAAPNSAAEGPLFVKAAQASPMPSPFAATTTSDATLTLSGQGLSGESVSRAWFMPSVTGVIDQVAPQKLEVSQGKVSLGLHWIDAAHKPATLDGIVVLQDQAGQQTALWVSTSPGTEAAGQRAGAGVTLPVAGVASSATAPSHTALWQLVIFAFLGGLILNLMPCVFPVLAMKAFSLARLGGSHRHEQISSALAYMTGVMGSFAALGVAMIVLRSVGSAAGWGFQFQSPVFVLGVAWLLVMMALNLLGVFEVTAGRLGQDVTPRHGIWGDMLTGLLAVVVATPCTAPFMGAAIAAALGGPAWAGLMLFLAMGFGLASPYVAIATIPFLARHMPKPGAWMAILKQVLAFPLLGTAVWLFWVACVQRGAMILPVGLGGAVALGLAAWLFGLTQREAMIRGATPWVVIGRAVAVVVVLLAGASLVRVADSEAASPSFVAHSENGVVAYSPDRLASLRDAGKPVFIDMTAAWCITCMVNERVALQAAPVQKAFAARGVTYMKGDWTNRDETISAYLRAHERDGVPLYVYYAPHKEGVILPQILTVSEVLDVLK; this is translated from the coding sequence ATGGCGCGTCCGCGGGGCGGTCGGCAATTCTCTTCCTTCACAGCGATTGGTCTCATGCTGCGCAAGCTGTCTCCTCTTGTCCTCACCCTGCTCGCTTTCGGTTCTACTCCTGCCTTTGCCGCCGAGAGTGCCCCCGTCACCTCGGCCCATGACACTGCCACCCTGGTGACTGACCGCGACAGCGTCACGGCCGGGGGGGATCTGCATGTCGGGCTGCGTCTTCAGCTCAAGCCGGGATGGCATACCTACTGGCTCAATGCCGGTGATGCGGGCGAACCCCCGACGCTGAAAACCACGGCCAGCGGAGCCATGACCGGCCAGAGCGAGTCGATCAGCTTTCCCACCCCAGTACGCATCAGCGAAGGGGGGCTGATGTCCTACGCCTATACGGGTGACGTGCTTTTGCCCCAGACCCTGAAGCTGGAGGGCAAGGCGGGTGAGGTGACACTCAAGGCCCATGCGGAATGGCTGGTATGCGCAGCAACCTGTGTGCCTGAATCGGGTGACTTCAGCCTGACCCTGCCTTCAGGCAATGCCGCGCCCAACAGTGCCGCCGAGGGGCCGCTATTCGTCAAGGCGGCGCAGGCAAGCCCCATGCCGTCACCTTTTGCAGCGACAACGACATCAGACGCCACGTTGACCCTGAGTGGTCAGGGGCTGTCGGGCGAGAGCGTCAGCCGGGCCTGGTTCATGCCTTCCGTTACCGGCGTGATCGATCAGGTTGCTCCGCAGAAGCTGGAAGTCAGTCAGGGCAAGGTGTCGCTTGGCCTTCACTGGATCGACGCAGCGCATAAACCCGCGACGCTTGATGGTATCGTGGTGCTTCAGGATCAGGCGGGGCAGCAGACAGCTCTGTGGGTCAGCACCAGCCCCGGCACAGAGGCGGCCGGACAACGTGCGGGTGCGGGTGTGACCCTTCCCGTCGCGGGAGTGGCCTCGTCTGCGACGGCTCCCTCGCATACGGCGCTTTGGCAACTGGTGATCTTTGCCTTTCTGGGTGGGCTGATTCTCAATCTGATGCCGTGCGTCTTCCCGGTTCTGGCCATGAAGGCGTTCTCGCTTGCCCGTCTGGGCGGGTCGCATCGCCATGAGCAGATCAGCAGTGCGCTTGCGTATATGACCGGCGTGATGGGCAGTTTTGCCGCGCTGGGTGTCGCCATGATCGTGCTGCGCAGCGTGGGCTCGGCGGCAGGGTGGGGCTTTCAGTTCCAGTCGCCCGTTTTTGTGCTCGGTGTAGCCTGGCTGCTTGTCATGATGGCCCTGAACCTGCTGGGTGTTTTCGAGGTAACGGCAGGACGTCTCGGTCAGGATGTTACGCCACGCCACGGCATATGGGGCGACATGCTGACGGGGCTGCTGGCTGTGGTCGTGGCCACGCCCTGCACGGCGCCGTTCATGGGGGCTGCCATTGCGGCGGCTCTGGGTGGACCGGCATGGGCAGGACTCATGCTGTTCCTCGCCATGGGGTTCGGTCTGGCATCGCCCTATGTCGCGATTGCCACCATTCCGTTCCTGGCCCGGCATATGCCAAAGCCCGGTGCCTGGATGGCCATTCTCAAGCAGGTTCTTGCCTTCCCGCTTCTGGGAACGGCAGTCTGGCTTTTCTGGGTTGCCTGTGTGCAGCGTGGCGCCATGATCCTGCCAGTCGGGCTGGGCGGCGCGGTTGCGCTGGGGCTGGCAGCCTGGCTGTTCGGCCTGACGCAACGCGAGGCGATGATCAGGGGTGCAACCCCCTGGGTCGTTATCGGTCGGGCTGTGGCCGTTGTTGTCGTGCTGCTGGCAGGCGCCAGTCTTGTGCGCGTTGCCGATAGCGAGGCAGCTTCGCCCAGCTTTGTCGCCCATAGCGAAAATGGCGTCGTGGCCTATTCACCCGATCGGCTCGCCTCGCTGCGCGATGCTGGCAAGCCTGTCTTTATCGACATGACGGCGGCGTGGTGCATCACCTGCATGGTCAATGAGCGCGTTGCCCTGCAGGCGGCGCCCGTGCAGAAGGCCTTCGCTGCGCGGGGCGTAACATACATGAAGGGGGACTGGACCAATCGTGACGAGACCATAAGCGCCTATCTTCGTGCGCATGAGCGCGATGGCGTGCCGCTCTATGTCTATTATGCCCCCCACAAGGAGGGTGTGATCCTGCCGCAGATCCTGACTGTTTCCGAGGTGCTGGACGTTCTCAAATAG
- a CDS encoding glycosyltransferase family 2 protein, whose translation MIVIPMAGLSSRFTKAGYPVPKYMLPLHGKSVFAHSIESFSAYFESHPFVFIARTVADTEAFIRREIEALGIRDARIVILDHETAGQAETVEFGVKQAGMSAESPLTIFNIDTFRPNFRFPQGAWFGKSEGYLEVFRGSGANWSYVGAAENSDEPLAIRTTEKQPISDLCCDGLYHFARSGDFLKALEQERLTPSSPELYVAPLYNHLIRDGMKIHYEVIPPEAITFCGVPAEYEALLAEAG comes from the coding sequence ATGATCGTCATCCCCATGGCTGGCCTCTCCAGCCGCTTCACCAAAGCCGGCTATCCGGTGCCCAAATACATGCTTCCCCTGCATGGCAAGAGCGTGTTCGCCCATTCGATCGAGAGCTTTTCAGCCTATTTCGAAAGCCACCCTTTCGTGTTCATCGCCCGCACGGTGGCCGACACGGAAGCTTTCATTCGTCGCGAAATCGAGGCGCTTGGCATTCGTGATGCGCGCATTGTCATTCTCGACCATGAAACTGCAGGCCAGGCCGAGACGGTGGAATTTGGCGTCAAGCAGGCTGGTATGTCTGCCGAGTCGCCACTGACCATTTTCAATATCGACACGTTCCGCCCCAATTTCCGCTTTCCCCAAGGGGCATGGTTCGGGAAGTCGGAGGGTTATCTCGAAGTGTTCCGTGGGTCGGGTGCCAACTGGTCCTATGTTGGCGCGGCGGAAAACAGCGATGAGCCGCTGGCCATTCGCACAACCGAAAAACAGCCGATTTCCGATCTGTGCTGTGACGGACTCTACCATTTCGCCCGCAGCGGCGATTTCCTGAAGGCGCTCGAACAGGAGCGTCTCACCCCGTCATCTCCTGAGCTTTACGTGGCACCGCTTTATAACCACCTGATCAGGGACGGGATGAAAATCCATTATGAAGTGATCCCGCCTGAGGCGATCACCTTCTGTGGGGTCCCTGCCGAGTACGAGGCCCTTCTGGCCGAGGCCGGATAA
- a CDS encoding AraC family transcriptional regulator: MSQQADATMLGDVQSLVRAHCPRKSTRTAVDFLTLYRSETTTDPLLVVYEPRLYIIIQGAKRIRIHKSSFDYDQNHYLVATVDLPLSGHITRATPEAPYLAACIAFTPEEIASVIAETRADPGLRSPLHTSLGLSAVTPDLLDALRRLLIALGNDDDLTFLAPMLKREIIYRALQGDQRHVLHEIADQKSDASRINRALAHMRAHFMEETEASTLPGLAGMGRSTFYRKFQEVTGLSPVQYRKRLRLQEARRLMLYENRLAADAGFAVGYESPSQFTREYRSIFGMPPHQDVSRIRAIGIERYRELNEAVWV; encoded by the coding sequence ATGAGCCAACAAGCTGACGCAACCATGCTGGGCGACGTGCAGTCCCTCGTGCGCGCCCATTGTCCGCGCAAAAGCACCCGCACGGCTGTCGATTTCCTGACGCTGTATCGCTCGGAAACCACGACCGACCCTCTGCTGGTCGTCTATGAGCCGCGCCTGTACATCATCATTCAGGGGGCAAAAAGGATCAGGATTCACAAGAGCAGCTTCGACTACGACCAGAACCATTATCTCGTTGCGACGGTGGATCTGCCTCTTTCAGGGCACATCACACGCGCTACGCCCGAGGCGCCTTATCTCGCCGCCTGTATCGCCTTCACGCCTGAGGAAATCGCCAGCGTGATTGCCGAAACACGGGCTGACCCGGGCCTCAGATCCCCCCTGCACACCAGTCTTGGCCTGAGTGCCGTGACCCCCGATCTGCTCGACGCCCTGCGCCGTCTGCTCATCGCCCTCGGCAATGATGACGACCTTACCTTTCTGGCACCCATGCTCAAGCGGGAGATCATCTATCGCGCCCTGCAGGGTGATCAACGCCACGTCCTGCACGAGATTGCCGACCAGAAAAGCGATGCATCACGCATCAACCGGGCGCTCGCCCATATGCGCGCCCATTTCATGGAAGAGACCGAGGCCTCGACCCTTCCCGGTCTTGCAGGGATGGGGCGATCAACGTTCTATCGCAAGTTTCAGGAGGTAACGGGGCTATCGCCCGTGCAATATCGCAAGCGCCTGCGCCTCCAGGAAGCACGACGCCTGATGCTGTATGAAAACCGCCTTGCTGCCGATGCCGGTTTTGCTGTGGGCTATGAAAGCCCCTCGCAGTTCACCCGCGAATACCGGTCGATTTTCGGTATGCCACCCCATCAGGATGTGTCGCGCATACGCGCCATCGGCATCGAGCGATATCGGGAGCTGAATGAGGCTGTCTGGGTGTAA
- a CDS encoding HAD family hydrolase, translating into MKRLVIDLDDTLTISNPDLSYSEKEPNLPLIAKLREYKAQGFEILIQTARNMRTYQGAVGKINANTLPVILEWLKKHDVPYDEIYVGKPWCGTEGFYVDDRAIRPREFVTLSLAEINALIESGK; encoded by the coding sequence ATGAAGCGTCTCGTTATTGATCTCGACGACACCCTCACCATCAGTAATCCTGATCTGTCATATAGCGAGAAGGAACCCAACCTTCCGCTCATTGCCAAGCTGCGCGAATACAAGGCGCAGGGATTTGAAATCCTGATTCAGACAGCGCGCAATATGCGCACCTATCAGGGCGCTGTTGGCAAGATCAATGCGAATACGCTTCCCGTCATTCTTGAGTGGCTGAAGAAGCACGACGTTCCCTATGACGAGATCTATGTCGGCAAGCCGTGGTGCGGCACCGAAGGGTTTTATGTCGATGACCGTGCCATCCGCCCCAGGGAATTTGTCACGCTCTCGCTCGCTGAAATCAATGCATTGATCGAATCAGGCAAATGA
- a CDS encoding sugar porter family MFS transporter encodes MRSTYPAGTSGTALENNTHSGQAGHRRVFIASCVAGLAGILFGYDQGIISAALLTLGDSFTLGTLGKQAIAAGMVAGALLGCMAAGPLSDRLGRRMVVGLSGALFLLGSIGSAMAMSPTELTLMRLLLGLAVGAASQIVPVYIAELAPASRRGRLVLLFQLAIVSGVLISSLIGWWLSGSPLLIRLLDRGGDWRMMVLIGAIPALMLLVGLVFLPESPRFLAAKGRRDEAIAILRSLRGPGEDPEAEMRDIEGAAQEQGSWRLLFSPRLRPALIAGTGLAMFSQVTGTNAVLTYAPTILSGAGFDRNSALLISLAIGVAITVATVFGFWAVDHWGRRRLMLRVLPGSILALIVLAVVFFGGDPQGMGRFFAVAGLILYVLCTLGSINASLWLVGAEVFPLAVRGKGMGLVTVSHWSFDLLISMVTLSIISMISVSGTFLLFAALTTLAWIFIERRIPETKGRSLEAIERSLNEGDFLSQKTTH; translated from the coding sequence ATGCGTTCGACTTACCCGGCAGGCACGTCCGGCACAGCCCTTGAAAACAACACCCACTCAGGGCAGGCGGGGCACCGACGCGTGTTCATCGCGTCCTGCGTGGCAGGTCTGGCGGGTATTCTCTTCGGCTATGATCAGGGCATCATCTCCGCGGCACTCCTGACACTGGGGGACAGCTTCACTCTCGGCACGCTGGGCAAACAGGCTATTGCCGCAGGCATGGTTGCCGGCGCCTTGCTGGGATGCATGGCCGCAGGGCCTCTGTCGGACCGACTGGGACGTCGCATGGTGGTCGGGCTATCGGGGGCGCTGTTCCTGCTTGGCTCTATCGGCTCGGCAATGGCCATGTCCCCTACGGAACTGACGCTGATGCGGCTGCTGCTTGGTCTGGCCGTCGGTGCCGCCAGCCAGATCGTGCCCGTCTATATCGCTGAACTGGCGCCAGCTTCACGACGGGGGCGGCTCGTCCTGCTGTTTCAGCTGGCCATCGTTAGCGGCGTCCTTATCAGTTCGCTGATCGGCTGGTGGCTGAGCGGCAGCCCCTTGCTCATCCGACTGCTCGACCGGGGAGGAGACTGGCGCATGATGGTGCTCATCGGTGCCATTCCCGCGCTGATGCTGCTTGTCGGGCTGGTTTTCCTGCCCGAAAGCCCGCGCTTTCTTGCCGCTAAGGGCCGACGGGACGAGGCCATTGCGATTTTGCGCAGCCTCCGGGGTCCCGGTGAGGACCCCGAGGCCGAAATGCGTGACATTGAGGGTGCTGCGCAGGAACAGGGGAGCTGGCGCCTGCTTTTCTCGCCCCGGCTCCGCCCGGCCCTGATTGCCGGGACCGGCCTGGCCATGTTCAGTCAGGTAACCGGCACAAATGCCGTCCTGACCTATGCCCCGACCATCCTTTCCGGCGCGGGGTTCGACCGCAATTCTGCCTTGCTCATTTCGCTGGCCATTGGCGTGGCCATCACCGTTGCGACGGTGTTCGGGTTCTGGGCCGTGGATCACTGGGGGCGTCGTCGCCTCATGCTGCGCGTGCTGCCCGGATCGATCCTCGCCCTGATCGTTCTGGCCGTCGTGTTCTTCGGCGGCGACCCGCAGGGTATGGGGCGGTTTTTCGCGGTGGCTGGCCTGATCCTGTATGTGCTTTGCACGCTGGGGAGCATCAATGCCTCGCTCTGGCTGGTAGGTGCCGAGGTCTTTCCGCTCGCCGTGCGCGGCAAGGGCATGGGCCTTGTCACCGTCTCGCACTGGTCTTTCGATCTGCTGATCTCGATGGTGACCCTGTCCATTATCTCGATGATCAGCGTATCGGGCACCTTCCTTCTCTTCGCAGCCCTGACCACTCTGGCCTGGATCTTCATCGAGCGCCGTATTCCCGAAACAAAGGGCCGCTCGCTTGAAGCCATTGAACGCAGTCTGAATGAGGGTGACTTCCTCTCACAAAAGACGACCCACTGA